Proteins encoded together in one Thamnophis elegans isolate rThaEle1 chromosome 10, rThaEle1.pri, whole genome shotgun sequence window:
- the AVPI1 gene encoding arginine vasopressin-induced protein 1 isoform X1 produces the protein MEKGGEKEPPLATIWRDPSTMGTPASITRDLPQNQIAKSCARKRASANIFQGVGLLQLRRLFRSSGDMQAEERAQLIWERAESQCITRALQQLHRRQRKLKLQANGKPLSGKGSSTRLLELQHFNHLRIEDCDTSTALDGDSKKRQKEIADGSGHYIASQSRKKEKEMDVATYTMKNDCDLMPMVVAECNQTSLEKPQRENV, from the exons atggagaagggaggggagaaag AACCACCATTAGCTACAATATGGAGAGATCCTAGCACCATGGGAACTCCAGCCTCTATTACCCGTGATTTGCCACAGAATCAAATCGCTAAATCATGTGCTAGAAAGAGAGCATCTGCCAATATTTTCCAGGGGGTGGGCTTACTGCAGTTACGTCGTCTCTTCCGTAGCAGTGGGGATATGCAAGCAGAAGAACGAGCCCAGCTAATTTGGGAGCGTGCAGAAAGCCAATGCATTACTCGGGCCTTACAACAGCTCCACAGAAGACAGAGAAAACTGAAGCTGCAAGCCAATGGGAAGCCTCTATCTGGAAAGGGCAGTAGTACCAGATTGCTAGAGCTACAGCACTTCAATCACTTAAG GATTGAAGATTGTGATACATCTACTGCTCTTGATGGTGACAGtaagaagagacagaaagagatagcAGATGGAAGTGGCCACTACATTGCTTCCCAAtctaggaagaaggaaaaagagatggaTGTGGCTACGTACACAATGAAAAATGATTGTGATCTTATGCCAATGGTTGTAGCCGAGTGTAATCAGACTAGCCTGGAGAAGCCTCAAAGGGAGAATGTCTGA
- the AVPI1 gene encoding arginine vasopressin-induced protein 1 isoform X2 codes for MGTPASITRDLPQNQIAKSCARKRASANIFQGVGLLQLRRLFRSSGDMQAEERAQLIWERAESQCITRALQQLHRRQRKLKLQANGKPLSGKGSSTRLLELQHFNHLRIEDCDTSTALDGDSKKRQKEIADGSGHYIASQSRKKEKEMDVATYTMKNDCDLMPMVVAECNQTSLEKPQRENV; via the exons ATGGGAACTCCAGCCTCTATTACCCGTGATTTGCCACAGAATCAAATCGCTAAATCATGTGCTAGAAAGAGAGCATCTGCCAATATTTTCCAGGGGGTGGGCTTACTGCAGTTACGTCGTCTCTTCCGTAGCAGTGGGGATATGCAAGCAGAAGAACGAGCCCAGCTAATTTGGGAGCGTGCAGAAAGCCAATGCATTACTCGGGCCTTACAACAGCTCCACAGAAGACAGAGAAAACTGAAGCTGCAAGCCAATGGGAAGCCTCTATCTGGAAAGGGCAGTAGTACCAGATTGCTAGAGCTACAGCACTTCAATCACTTAAG GATTGAAGATTGTGATACATCTACTGCTCTTGATGGTGACAGtaagaagagacagaaagagatagcAGATGGAAGTGGCCACTACATTGCTTCCCAAtctaggaagaaggaaaaagagatggaTGTGGCTACGTACACAATGAAAAATGATTGTGATCTTATGCCAATGGTTGTAGCCGAGTGTAATCAGACTAGCCTGGAGAAGCCTCAAAGGGAGAATGTCTGA
- the MARVELD1 gene encoding MARVEL domain-containing protein 1 translates to MPLPPPPSSPPPPCPASRESLSLNRPFLRSLLGGLRIAQLLFGAVCWITLAAHKYEGATYFAVFAAVLVWLLTLVLFGLSVLGRWTLIPVLGTRWLLTNILHDLLLGLIFFTAAAAIIGYKARSISYCTLPGYSQPCSYTAYLVAAIFAGKSAFLYLLSGLYCLVRRFQGHFDII, encoded by the coding sequence ATGCCTCTTCCACCACCCCCTTCCTCACCGCCACCCCCGTGTCCAGCATCTAGAGAATCTCTGAGCCTGAATAGGCCCTTCCTACGAAGCCTGTTAGGAGGGCTGCGTATAGCACAGCTGCTGTTTGGTGCTGTCTGCTGGATAACTTTAGCGGCACACAAGTATGAAGGAGCAACCTACTTTGCAGTCTTTGCAGCAGTCCTGGTGTGGCTCCTTACCTTGGTTCTTTTTGGGCTCAGTGTATTGGGCCGATGGACTCTGATTCCTGTACTGGGGACCCGCTGGCTTCTAACAAACATTCTGCATGACCTGTTGCTTGGACTTATTTTCTTCACAGCTGCTGCGGCCATCATAGGCTACAAGGCGCGGAGCATCAGCTATTGCACCCTGCCAGGTTACAGCCAGCCCTGCAGTTACACTGCCTACTTAGTGGCTGCTATCTTTGCTGGTAAATCTGCCTTCCTGTACTTGCTCTCCGGACTCTACTGCTTGGTACGACGTTTCCAGGGGCATTTTGATATCATCTGA